A single region of the Sorex araneus isolate mSorAra2 chromosome 7, mSorAra2.pri, whole genome shotgun sequence genome encodes:
- the MYO1G gene encoding unconventional myosin-Ig: MEAEEGPECGQPDFVLLEQVTLEDFMKNLRARFEKGHIYTYIGEVLVSVNPYEELPLYGAEAIARYQGRELYERPPHLYAVANAAYRAMKQRARDTCIVISGESGAGKTEASKHIMQYIAAVTNPSQRDEVERVKEVLLKSTCVLEAFGNARTNRNHNSSRFGKYMDINFDFKGDPIGGHIHSYLLEKSRVLKQHVGERNFHAFYQMLRGCEDEELRTLHLQRNPALYNFTRQGAGLSVLDTDERNHQQAVEEAMRVIGFSTEEVCSVRRVLAAILHLGNIEFVETAEDESEQGHVAVVAEELVDHVAELTATPRDMLLRCLLSRTVASGGRELIEKGHTSAEASYARDACAKAVYQRLFEWVVARINSVMETRDRDPRRHGKDTVIGVLDIYGFEVLPVNSFEQLCINYCNEKLQQLFIQLILKQEQEEYEREGIAWQAVEYFNNAAIVELVERPHRGILAVLEEACCTAGTVTDRLFLQTLDTHHRHHPHYTSRQLCPTDKTMEFGRDFRIKHYAGDVTYSVEGFIDKNRDSLFQDFKRLLYNSTDPIMRAMWPDGQQDITEVTRRPLTAGTLFKNSMVALVENLASKEPFYVRCIKPNEDKVARRLDESHCCHQVTYLGLLENVRVRRAGFASRQPYSRFLLRYKMTCEYTWPNHLLGSDRAAVSALLEQHGLQDDVAFGHSKLFIRSPRTLVTLEQSRARLIPIIVLLLQKAWRGTLARWRCRRLRAIYTIMRCFRRHKVRAHLARLQQQFQAVRQPPLYGRDMVWPQPPTVLQPFQDSCQVLFCRWRAWQLIKNIPPSDVAQIKAKVAAMGALQGLRPDWGCLRAWSQDYLSSATDNPAASDLFAQQLRSLREKDGFSMVLFSCHVRKVNRFNKRRDRALLLTDRHLYKLEPGRQYRVMRALPLDEVTGLSVTSGRDQLVVLHTRGHDDLVVCLHRAQPPQDNRVGELVGVLAAHCQGQGRPLAVRVSDCIPLSQRGTRRLVSVERGPEQAQPDFRCGRGAFTLLWPGP, translated from the exons GTTTGAGAAGGGCCACATCTACACCTACATCGGTGAGGTGCTGGTGTCCGTGAACCCCTATGAGGAGCTGCCCCTGTACGGAGCTGAAGCCATCGCCCGGTACCAGGGCCGCGAGCTGTACGAGCGGCCGCCCCACCTCTACGCGGTGGCCAATGCTGCTTACCGTGCCATGAAGCAGCGGGCCAGGGACACCTGCATCGTCATCTCAG GGGAGAGCGGGGCAGGGAAGACCGAGGCCAGCAAGCACATCATGCAGTACATCGCTGCCGTCACCAACCCCAGCCAGAGGGACGAGGTGGAGAG GGTCAAGGAGGTGCTGCTCAAGTCTACCTGCGTGCTGGAGGCCTTCGGCAATGCACGCACCAACCGCAACCACAACTCCAGCCGCTTCGGCAAGTACATGGACATCAACTTCGACTTCAAAGGGGACCCCATCGGCGGGCACATTCACAGCTACCTGCTGGAGAAG TCCCGGGTCCTCAAGCAGCACGTGGGGGAGAGGAACTTCCACGCCTTCTACCAG ATGCTGAGAGGGTGTGAGGACGAGGAGCTGCGAACGCTTCACCTGCAGAGAAACCCTGCGCTGTACAACTTCACCCGCCAGGGAGCAGGGCTCAGT GTCTTGGACACGGATGAGAGGAACCACCAACAGGCGGTTGAAGAGGCCATGCGGGTCATTGGGTTCAGTACAGAGGAGGTGTGCTCTGTACGCCGGGTCCTGGCCGCCATACTGCACCTG ggaAACATCGAGTTTGTGGAGACGGCAGAGGATGAGTCAGAGCAGGGGCATGTGGCGGTGGTGGCAGAGGAGCTGGTGGATCACGTGGCTGAGCTGACCGCCACGCCCCGGGACATGCTGTTGCGCTGTCTGCTGTCCCGCACTGTGGCCTCGGGAGGCCGGGAGCTCATTGAGAAGGGCCACACGTCGGCAGAGGCCAGCTACGCCCGCGATGCCTGTGCCAAG GCCGTCTACCAGAGGCTCTTTGAGTGGGTTGTGGCTCGCATCAACAGTGTCATGGAGACACGGGACCGGGACCCCAGGCGCCACGGGAAGGACACGGTTATTGGTGTGCTGGACATCTACGGCTTCGAGGTGCTCCCAGTCAACAG CTTCGAGCAGCTCTGCATCAACTACTGCAACGAGAAGCTGCAGCAGCTTTTCATCCAGCTCATCCtgaagcaggagcaggaggagtaTGAGCGGGAGGGCATCGCCTGGCAGGCG GTGGAGTACTTCAACAACGCGGCCATCGTGGAGCTGGTGGAGCGGCCGCACCGCGGCATCCTGGCCGTTCTGGAGGAGGCCTGCTGCACGGCGGGCACTGTCACCGATCGCCTCTTCCTGCAGACGCTGGACACGCACCACCGCCACCACCCGCACTACACCAGCCGCCAG CTGTGCCCCACCGACAAGACCATGGAGTTCGGCCGGGATTTCCGCATCAAGCACTACGCGGGGGACGTCAC GTACTCAGTGGAGGGCTTCATCGACAAGAACAGAGATTCCCTCTTTCAGGACTTCAAGCGGCTCCTATACAACAG CACGGACCCCATCATGCGGGCCATGTGGCCGGACGGGCAACAGGACATCACTGAGGTGACCAGGAGGCCCCTGACAGCAGGCACGCTCTTCAAGAACTCCATGGTGGCTCTGGTGGAGAACTTGGCCTCCAAG gagCCCTTCTATGTTCGCTGTATCAAGCCCAACGAAGACAAGGTGGCCCGGAGGCTGGATGAGAGTCACTGCTGCCACCAGGTCACGTACCTGGGGCTGTTGGAGAATGTGAGGGTCCGCAGGGCTGGCTTTGCCTCCCGCCAGCCCTACTCCCGCTTTCTGCTCAG GTACAAGATGACTTGTGAGTACACGTGGCCCAATCACCTGCTGGGTTCTGACCGGGCAGCCGTGAGCGCCCTCCTGGAGCAGCACGGGCTGCAGGACGACGTGGCCTTCGGCCACAGCAAGCTGTTCATCCGCTCGCCCCGAACATTGGTCACGCTGGAGCAGAGCAGAGCCCGCCTCATCCCCATCATCGTGCTGCTGCTGCAGAAG gcATGGCGGGGCACCCTGGCGCGGTGGCGCTGCCGGCGGCTCAGGGCCATCTACACCATCATGCGCTGCTTCCGGAGGCACAAGGTGCGCGCCCACCTGGCCAGGCTACAGCAGCAGTTCCAGGCCGTGCGGCAGCCCCCATTGTATGGGCGGGACATGGtctggccccagccccccaccgtgCTGCAGCCTTTCCAGGACTCCTGCCAGGTGCTCTTCTGCAG GTGGCGGGCGTGGCAGCTGATAAAGAACATCCCCCCTTCTGATGTGGCCCAGATCAAAGCCAAGGTTGCGGCCATGGGCGCCCTGCAGGGGCTGCGGCCGGACTGGGGCTGCCTGCGGGCCTGGAGCCAGGACTACTTGTCTTCA GCCACAGACAATCCTGCGGCCTCAGATCTGTTTGCTCAGCAGCTGCGGAGCCTGAGGGAGAAGGATGGCTTCAGCATGGTTCTCTTCTCCTGCCACGTCCGGAAG GTGAACCGCTTCAACAAGCGCCGGGACCGGGCGCTGCTGCTCACCGACCGGCACCTGTACAAGCTGGAGCCCGGCCGGCAGTACCGAGTGATGCGGGCACTGCCCCTGGATGAG GTGACCGGACTGAGCGTAACCAGCGGGCGGGACCAGCTGGTGGTGCTGCACACACGGGGCCACGACGACCTGGTGGTGTGTCTGCACCGGGCGCAGCCCCCGCAGGACAACCGCGTGGGAGAGCTGGTGGGCGTGCTGGCcgcacactgccaggg GCAGGGCCGCCCGCTGGCCGTGCGCGTGTCCGACTGCATCCCCCTGAGCCAGCGCGGGACGCGGCGCCTGGTCTCGGTGGAGCGCGGCCCAGAGCAGGCCCAGCCTGATTTCCGCTGCGGCCGCGGGGCCTTCACCCTGCTCTGGCCGGGCCCCTGA